The genomic interval CATTCCAGGGCGCGAAGAAGCAGCTCCAGGCATGCTTGGCCCAGCCGGGCGAGGAGATGTTGAGATGGATGTCACCGGGCTGCAGCCCGATCCAGAACATGGTCGAGAGATGGCCGACGGGATAAGAGCGCTGGCTGTGCCGCACGAGCTTTGGCTTTGCGGTCGTGCCCGAGGTGAAATAGAGCAGCATCGGGTCGTCGGCCTTGGTCGGGCCATCGGGCGTGAAGCTCTCGGATTCCTTGCCGGCATCGTCATAGGACAGCCAGCCATCCGAGGCAGGACCGACCACAATGCGGATGAGTCCCTCCGCACCGAGGCTTGCGAATTTCGCGACCTGGTCTTGCGCCGCGACCACCGCCTTCGCCTTGCCGCGGTCGAGCCGGTCGCGCAATTCGTCAGCGGTGAGCAGCGTGGTGGCGGGGATCACGACCACGCCGAGCTTCATTGCAGCGAGCATGGTCTCCCAGAGCGGAACCACGTTGCCGAGCAGCAGCAGCAGATGATCGCCGCGCTTCAGGCCCTGCGCGCGCAGGAAGTTCGCGACCTGGTTGGAGCGGCGCGACAGCGTCTCGAAGGACAGTTTGGTCTGCCGGTCCTGCGCAGCGTCGACGATCCAGAGCGCGGGACGGTCCTTGCTCTCCGCAGCCTTCGCCAGCTCGTCGAACCAGTCCAGCGCCCAGTTGAAGGGAACCGGATCGGGCCAGCGGAATCCTTCGACCGCTGCTTCGTATTCCGTGCGGTTTTTTAGCAGAAACGCGCGCGCTTCCTGAAAGGTCGTCATCAAGTTTTCCCGGCTAGCTCCCTAACGTGCTTGATAATTCCGGAAAAATCCACCCCGCCCTGACCGGCGGCGTCGAAGTCCCGGTAAATCTCCTGCGCATGCTTGCCGAGCGGGGTCGCAGCGCCGGCGGCCTTGGCAGCGTCCTGCGCCAGGGTCAGGTCCTTGACCATCAACGCTGAGGCAAAGCCGGGCTTGTAGTCATTGTTGGCGGGCGACGTCGGCACCGGGCCCGGCACCGGGCAATAGGTCGTCAGCGACCAGCACTGGCCCGACGAGGTCGAGGCGACGTCGAACAGCGCCTGATGCGAGAGGCCGAGTTTTTCGGCGAGCGCAAAAGCCTCGCTCACCGCGATCATGGAGATTCCCAAAATCATGTTGTTGCAGATCTTTGCCGCCTGGCCTGCGCCAGCGCCGCCGCAATGGACGATCTTCTTGCCCATGTTTCCCAGCGCAGGTTTTGCCGCGGCAAATGCCTTGTCCTCGCCGCCGCACATGAAGGTGAGCGTCGCGCCCCTGGCACCGCCGGTGCCGCCGGAGACCGGCGCGTCGACCGACAGCACGCCGTGCTTGGCGGCGAGCGCATGGGCCTGACGCGCGCTTTCGACGTCGATGGTCGAGCTATCGATGATCAGCGCGCCCTTGGTCATGGCGGGCACGACCTCGTTCCAGACGCCGAGCACATGCTTGCCGGCCGGCAGCATGGTGACGACAACGTCGGCGCCTTTCACAGCACCGGCCGCGCTCTCAGCGATGGTGGCGCCATCGGCCCTGGCCTGTGCGCGCGAGGCCTCGACCAGATCGAACGCCGTGACCTTGTGGCCGGCCTTGACCAGATTGGCCGCCATCGGGCCGCCCATGTTGCCGAGACCGATGAATGCGATCGTGGCCATCTCGATGTCCTCCAGCTAAATCGTTTCGTTGCTTAGTTGAACTTCAATTCGTCGGCGCCGATCTCGGCGAAGTACGGCGCGAGCATTGCCGGTGTCACGTCTTCAATGCGCGGCGGCGACCATTTTGGATTGCGGTCCTTGTCGATCACGGCGGCGCGCACGCCCTCGCGAAAATCGTCGCTGCGGAAGACTTCGTTCGCGGCGCGATATTCGCGGACCAGACAGTCTTCCAGCGTGCGCGCCTGGCGCGCCAGCCGCAGCAGCTTCAGCGTCACCACCATCCCGCGCGGCGATTTCTCGCCGAGCGTTTTCAGCGTGGCCTGCGCAAACTCGGATCCGTCGCGCGCTAGTGCGGCGAGGATATCCTCCATACGGTCGAAGGCGAACACCGCATCGATGGTTGCCTGCCTGGCGGCCACTGGGCCGGCCGTCTCGCCGGTCGCAAAACCCTCGATGAGCTTGCTGACCTCGGCGGCGTCCGTGCTGGCGCGCAGTTTGATCAGCGCATCGCGTAGCTCAGGCAGTCTTGCTGCCGGAACGACCGCGTCAGCGAATTTGGCGTGGATGGCGTCCGGGCCGTTCATGGTCTGCCCGGTCAGGCCGAAATAAGTGCCGATCTCGCCCGGCGAATGTGACAACAGATAGGTGCCGCCGACATCGGGGAAGAAGCCGAGACCCACCTCGGGCATCGCAAGCTTCGTGCGATCGGTGACGACGCGATGGCTTGCATGGGCCGACAGGCCGACGCCTCCGCCCATCACGATGCCGTCCATGAAGGCGACATAGGGCTTTGGGAACTTCTTGATCCGGGCGTTGAGGATGTATTCCTCGCGCCACAGGATTTTTCCGAGATCGCCGTTGACTTTTGAGCTCTCCCAGAGCGCGCGGATGTCGCCGCCCGCGCACAGGCCGCGCTCGCCGGCGCCTTCCAGCAGAATCACACCGACGGCAGGATCGGCCTCGAAGCGGTCGAGCGCCTTGTCGATGTCGCGAAACATCTCCAGCGTCACGGCATTGATGGCCTTGGGGCGATTCAGCCGGATGATTCCGGCCGCACCCTCGACGCGGGCGATCAGATCGCCTTCTTCCATCGCCGTCATCGCGCGCCCTCGATCAGCTTGCGCGCCACGATTAGCCGCATGATTTCGTTGGTGCCCTCGAGAATCTGGTGCACGCGCAGATCTCGCACGATTTTCTCGATACCGTATTCGCTGAGATAGCCGTAGCCGCCGTGAAGCTGCAGCGCGTGGTTGGCGACCTCGAAACCGACATCGGTGCCGAAGCGTTTTGCCATGGCGCAGAGCATAGTGGCGTCCGGATCCTTGCGATCCAGTGCCGCGGCTGCGCGCCACAAAAACGTGCGCGCGGCTTCGAGCTCGATCGCCATGTCGGCGAGGCGGAACTGCAGTGCCTGGAATTCGTCGAGGCGCTTTCCAAAGGCTTTGCGCTCCTTCATGTAGGCGCGGGCCTTGTCGAGCGCTGTCTGGGCGCCGCCGAGCGAGCACGCCGTGATGTTGAGGCGGCCGCCGTCCAGGCCCGCCATCGCGATCTTGAAGCCGATGCCCTCCTCGCCCAGGCGGTTCGCAACCGGCACGCGGGCATTCTCGAACATGACGGCGCGGGTGGGCTGCGCGTTCCAGCCCATCTTGCGCTCATTGGCGCCGTATGACACGCCCGGCGTCTTGCCGTCGATGACCAGCGTCGAGACACCACCGGCGCCCTCGCCGCCGGTGCGGACCATCGCGACCAGGATGTCAGTGCCGCCGGCGCCCGAGATGAACTGCTTTTGGCCGTTGAGCACGTAATGGTCGCCATCGCGCACCGCGCGCGTGCGGAGCGCCGCTGCGTCCGAGCCCGCGCCGGGCTCGGTGAGGCAGTAGCTTGCGACCAGCTCCATGGTGCAGAGCTTTGGCAGCCATTGATGGCGCTGGGTGTCGTTGCCGAAGGCATCGATCATCCAGGACGCCATGTTGTGGATGGAGATGAAGGCCGAGGTCGTCGGACAGCCCGTCGCCAGCGCCTCGAAGATCAGCGCCGCGTCGAAGCGCGTCATGGCGGAGCCACCGACATCCTCACGGATGTAGATTCCGCCCATGCCGAGCTTGGCCGCTTCGCGCATCACGTCGACGGGGAAATGTTTTTCCTCGTCCCAGCGCAGCGCATGCGGCGCGATCTTCTCGGCCGCAAACGCCAGCGCCATGTCGCGAACCGCGATCTGGTCCTCGTTCAGAGCGAACTGCATGCGTCGGCTCCGAAGAGGATGTTACTTCATCAGCGGGATCGAGAACTCCGCACCTTCCTTGACGCCGGACGGCCAGCGCGAGGTCACCGTCTTGGTCTTGGTGTAGAAGCGGACCGAGTCCGGACCGTGCTGGTTGAGGTCGCCAAAGCCCGACTTCTTCCAGCCGCCGAAGGTGTAGTAGGCGATCGGCACCGGGATCGGCACGTTGATGCCGACCATGCCGACGTTCACCTTGGCCGCGAAGTCGCGCGCGGCGTCGCCGTCGCGGGTGAAGATCGCAACGCCGTTGCCGTAGTCATGCTCGGACGGCAGCGCCAGGGCCTCCTGGTAGTCGTGCGCGCGCACGACCGAGAGCACGGGGCCAAAAATCTCTTCCTTGTAGATCCGCATGTCCTTGGTGACGTTGTCGAACAGCGAACCGCCGAGATAAAAGCCCTTCTCGTAGCCCTGCATCTTGAAGCCGCGGCCGTCGACCGCGAGCGTGGCGCCCTCCTTGATGCCGATGTCGATGTAGCTCTTGACCTTCTCGACCGCTTCGCGCGTTACCAGCGGGCCGTAGTCAGCCGCGGGATCGATCGAGGTGCCGATCTTCAGGGATTCCACGCGCGGGATCAGCTTTTCCATCAGGCGGTCAGCAGTGGTCTTGCCGACGGGCACGGCGACCGAGACCGCCATGCAGCGCTCGCCGGCGGAGCCATAGCCGGCACCGATCAAGGCATCGACCGTCTGGTCCATGTCGGCGTCGGGCATGACGATGGCGTGGTTCTTGGCGCCGCCAAAGCACTGGCAGCGCTTGCCGGTCTGGGCGGCGCGCTCGTAGATATATTGCGCAATCGGCGTCGAGCCGACGAAGCCGATCGCCTTGATATCGGGATCGTCGAGGATGGCATCCACGGCTTCCTTGTCGCCGTTGACGACGTTGAGGATGCCGGCCGGCAGCCCCGCTTCCATCATCAGCTCGGCAAGTTTCATCGGCACGCCGGGATCGCGTTCCGACGGCTTGAGGATGAAGGCGTTGCCGCAGGCGATCGCGGGCGCGAACTTCCACATCGGGATCATCGCCGGGAAATTGAACGGCGTGATGCCGGCGACGACGCCGAGCGGCTGGCGCATCGAATAGATGTCGATGCCGGGGCCGGCGCCTTCGGTGTACTCGCCCTTCATCAGATGCGGGATGCCGCAGGCGAACTCCGCGACCTCGAGGCCGCGCTGGATGTCGCCCTTGGCGTCGGGAACGGTCTTGCCGTGCTCACGCGCCAAGAGCTCGGCGAGCTTGTCGTAGTCGCGCTGCACCAGCTCCAGAAACTTCATCATCACCCGCGAGCGGCGCTGCGGGTTGGTCGCGGCCCATTCCGGCTGCGCGGCGCGGGCGTTCTCGACGGCCGCGCGGACCTCGGCCTTGGACGCCAGCGCCACCTTGGCCTGGACGTCGCCAGTCATCGGCTCGAAGACGTCGGCTGAGCGGCCCGACGTGCCCTTCACTTCCTTGCCACCGATGAAATGTCCGATTGCGCGCATGAATACCTCCCTGATGCGGGTTAGATCGCTTTACAAATCCGTTTGGACCTGCATTTCTTGGGATTCAAGACCGATAAATTGCACCATAGATGTGCGAAAATGCTGGATCAAGGCGCCATCGACTGGGACGACTTTCGCTTCGTGTTGGCCATCGTGCGGGGCGGATCGGTCTCGGCCGCGGCAAAGCAGCTCGGGGTGGATCATGCCACGGTGATCCGCCGTGTCGACCGGCTGGAAAAGCACCTCTCGGCAAAGCTGTTTGACAGGCGAAAGACCGGTTATCTCCTCACCGAGGCCGGCCAGCGCGTCGCCGACAGCGCGGAGGCGATGGAATCGACCATCGTCGCCAACCAGGAACAGGTCGGCGGCTCGCTGGCGCGCCTCACCGGCACGGTGCGGATCGGCGCACCCGACGGGTTTGGCACCGCCTTCCTGGCGCCGCGGCTGGCGCCGTTCGCCGACCGGTATCCCGATCTCGACCTGCAACTGGTGGCGACGGCGCGGCTGTTCAGCCTGTCCAAGCGCGAGGCCGATATCGCGATCAGCCTGACCATGCCCAAGGAGGGCCGGATCGTCGGGCGCAAGCTCCTCGACTACCGGCTCGGGCTTTATGCCGCACCCGCCTATCTCGACCGCTTTCCAAAGATCATCTCGCGGCACGACCTGCCGCATCATCGGTTCGTCGGCTACATCGAGGAGCTCTTGTTCACGCCCGAGCTCGACTATCTGCCGCAGGTGTCACCGAAGATTTCTGCACGTTTCCGCAGCGCCAATTTGATCGCGCAGCTCAACGCCACGCTGGCTGGCTTCGGCATCGCCGTGCTACCGCACTTCATGGCGAGCGAGCATTCGCGGCTCGTGCCGGTGCTGCCGGACGAGGTCTCGATCGTCAGGACGTTCTTCATGCTGATGCATGCCGACAGCAAGGATCTCGCGCGCATCCGCGCGGTCGCCGATTACATCGGGGAAATTGTGGAACGCGAACGGGCGTTGTTTGCGGGGCGGTGAATTGGTGGGATGCGTAGGGCGGGTTAGCGCAGCGGATTGCGCGAAGCGCAGACCGCTCGGCGTAACCCACCTTTTACTTTCCGCGCGGAGAGAGAAGCGGTGGGTTACGCCTAGCGGACTGCGCTTCGCGCAGCCGCGAGGCTAACCCACCCTACGGCACCGACGGCATCGCCCTAATTCTGCTTCGGCTTCTTCGGCGTTTCGCGGCGGGCGCCTTCAAGGGCCGTATCCTTGCCGGCCTTCAAAACCTCGTCGGACAGTTCGCCATTGCCGGCGATCCGCGCCAGCAACATCGTGCCGGCCATGGTCGCGAGCGTCGCGATCGCCTGCTTGCGCGCGGCCTTGCGCGGCACGCCGGTGATGTGATCGGCCATCATCTCGATCATCTCGTCGAGCTTGCCTGCAAAGGCCTTTCGCGTTTTCGGGCTTTCCCGGGAAATCTCGGCACCGAGCGCCGGGATCGAGCAGCCATGGCCGGGATCGTCGCGATGCAGCGTCGACAGATAGTTCTCCACCATCTGCGCGAGCCGCTTGTCCGGCGCGACCTGATCGGACACCTTGCGCCAATTGTCCATCGAGCGGTCCATGGCGTAGGCAAAAGCCTCGATCACCAGCGCCTCGCGCGAATCGAAATGGGCGTAGAACCCGCCATGGGTCAGGCCCGCCTCCTTCATGAGGTCGGCGACGCCGATGCCGTGGGCGCCCTTCTCCCGCAGCCGCACGGAGGCCTTCCGAACGATGCGGTCGTGGGTCTCCTGCTTGTGTTCCCGGGAATAGCGCATTGCTGGTCTCATTAAATGTTCGTAATCATATAATAACACGGAGCCCTGCAAAAAGCTCCAGCTATTTCACTGTTTTAGGCGCCAGCGAGCATGGAAAAGGTCGCAGTGGCGTGGACCGCGAGGTCGCCCTTGCCGTCGCGGACAAAGCCTTCGGTGTAGCTGGTCTGGCGCCCGAGCTTGATCAGCTTACCCTCGGCGGCGATCGTCCCTGATCGAACCGAGAGCGGACGCAGATAGGTCAGCTTCAGGTCGAGCGTAACCGAAACCTGCCCCGCGGCGAGCCTCGTCGAGATCGCGCAGCCCATGGCGGTGTCGAGCAGCGCTGCGGCGGTCGCGCCGTGCAACAGGCCGATGGTGTTTTCGAGGTCCTCCCGCGGATCCAGTTCCATGACGATGCGGCCGGGCTCGACGACGCTCATGCGAAACCCGATCAGCATCGCCATCGGCGGCGGCGGCAGTCGTCCGTCGCGGATCGCCTGCATGGCCTCCATGCCCGACAGGCCCCGAGCGGCCTTGACCACCGGGCCAGGCGCCTGCCAGTCCACCACCCGCTCGCGGCGGAGCGCTGATGAAAACAGGTCGAGCGTGTCTGTCACGGTCATGTCAGCCTCTTTTATATGATGATAATCATACTATACGACGCACTTCATGCCGGCAACCCGATAACCTCCGAGGCTTGACAAGGGTCCGGTTTCGGTCCGGAAGTGGCGCGACTTCCGCGCCCGCCGGGCGCACAAAAATGTCGGGACGAAGCGCGATGGACATGCTCAATCATCACTGCGGCGTGACGCGCGATGTGCGCGGCGTCGTCCATGTCACGATCTGCAACGCGGGCTCGCTCAACATTCTGGGCTCGCCAGTCACCGACGCGATGCGCGAGGGACTGACGCGGCTCGCCGCCGACCGCAGCATCCGCGTGGTGGTGCTGCGCGGCCAGAGCGAGAAGAGCATGATCGGCGGCGCCGATATCAAGGAGATGGCAAAACTCGACCAAAAGTCGGCGGAGGCGTTCATCTCGCGCCTGCGCGATCTCTGCGAAGCCGTGCGCGCCTTCCCTGCCCCCGTGATCGCGCGCATGCCGGGCTGGTGCCTCGGCGGCGGGCTCGAAGTGGCAGCAGCCTGCGATTTCCGGATCGCGGCGCATGATGCAATGTTCGGCATGCCCGAGGTCCGCGTCGGCATTCCCTCGGTGATCCACGCTGCGCTGTTGCCGCGCCTGATCGGCTGGGGCCGCGCACGCTGGCTGGTGATGACGGCGGAAAATATCGATGCGCCGACTGCGCTGGCCTGGGGCCTGGTCGACAAAGTCGCGCCCGCGGGCGGGCTCGACGACGCGGTCGAGCACACGGTGAAGGCGCTGCTCGAATGCGGTCCCGAAGCGCTGCGGTCGCAGAAGGCGCTGTTGCGGCAATGGGAGGAACTGCCGCTGACCGAGTCGGTCAATCTCAGCGTCAAGGTGTTTGGTGAGTCGTTTTTGACGGACGAGCCGACGCGGCTGATGCAGGGGTTTGTGAACAGGAAGCGCTGAGGACTGCTCTCGGGCAACGAGGCCCTCACCTCCCTGCAGGTGTCATGCCCCGGCTTGACCGGGGCATCCAGTACGCCGCGACTTAGCCGTATCCCTTCACGGCCTCTGGGATACTGGATCGCCCGCCTGCGCGGGCGATGACAGTTGTGGATACGGCACGACTTCCCTATCGGCACTCGTAAATCTCATCCCACACACGACAATTTATCATGACGGGCGCGGTTGCATTTTTTGCGGCGCATCATATGATGATCATAATCTTACAATCTTCATTGCAGGGAACCCCGCCATGGCCGCCGATCCCGTCGTCATCGTCTCCGCCGCCCGCACCCCGCTCGGCCGTTTCATGGGCGAGCTGTCGCCGCTTCCTGCCCACAAGCTCGGCTCTCACGTGATTCGCGCGGCGCTGGAGCGGGCAAAGCTCGCACCGGAGAAGGTGGACGAGGTTTTCATGGGTTGCGTGCTGCCGGCAGGACAAGGCCAGGCGCCTGCCCGTCAGGCGGCGCGCGCGGCCGGCCTGCCCGACGCCACCGGAGCGACGACGGTCAACAAGGTCTGCGGCTCCGGGATGAAGGCGACCATGCTGGCACATGACATCATCCGCGCCGGCTCCGCGGACATCGTCGTCTCCGGCGGCATGGAGAGCATGAGCAATGCGCCCTATCTGTTGGCGAAGGCGCGCGGCGGCTACCGCGCCGGGCACGACCGCATCCTCGACCACATGATGATGGACGGCCTCGAAGACGCCTACGAGACCGGTCGCTCCATGGGCGATTTCGGCGAAGCGACCGCGGAAGCCTATCAGTTCACCCGCAAGGATCAGGACGCCTATGCGATGGAAACCCTGAGCCGCGCGCGCAAAGCGGTGGAGAGCGGCGCGTTCAAGGCAGAGATCGCGCCGATCACGCTCACCGAAAAGGCCGGACCGCGAATCATTGGCAACGACGAGCATCCGCTGAGGGTCGATCCGGCGAAGATCCCCGGACTGAAGCCGGCGTTCCGCGCCAACGGCACCATCACGCCCGCGGCCTCTTCGGCGAACGCCGACGGCGCGGCTGCGCTGGTCTTGACGCGGCGCGCGCTGGCCGACCGCAACGGCCTGCCCGTGCTGGCGGAGATCAAGGGCCATGCGACGCACAGTCAGGAACCGCAATGGTTCACGACCGCGCCGATCCCGGCGATCCGCAAGCTGCTCGACAAGGTCGGCTGGAGTGCCGGCGACGTGGACCTGTTCGAGATCAACGAAGCCTTTGCGGTGGTCGCGATGGCCGCGCAGCGCGATCTCGGCATCAACAGGGAGAAGCTGAACGTGAACGGCGGCGCCTGCGCGCTCGGCCATCCCATCGGCGCCACCGGCGCGCGGCTGATCGTGACGCTGTTGCATGCGCTGGAAGCGCAGAACCTCAAGCGCGGCGTCGCCGCGCTCTGCATCGGCGGCGGCGAAGCTACCGCGATCGCCGTCGAACGCGTCGCGCATTAGCTCTTTGTTTGAGCATGATCTCCGCGCAAATGCGTTCCGCGTTTGTCGCGAGGGGAAAACCGCTGCACACTTTGCGCTCACGCGGCCCTTCGGGTCCGGATCATGCTCTGGGCGAATGTCCGAAAATGAGGGAACTTTGCCATTTCGGCCGTGACGCCGGCATGGCATAGAGTGAAGCTCGATCAGGTCTATCAAGATCTCCCAATCAAGGTTGACGCACAGATGATTTCGAACTGGCTTTCGGTCGCCCTCACCCGCCGCAACATACATTACGGCTGGGTGATGGTCGGCGTGACCTTCCTTGCTGCGCTGATCAGCGCAGGCACGGTCGGCGCGCCCGGCGTGTTCATCGTTCCCCTGCAAAAGGAATTTGGCTGGACCACCGCGGAGATTTCGTCGGCACTGTCGATCCGCTTCATCCTGTTCGGACTGATGGCGCCGTTCGCGGCCGCCCTGCTCAACCGCTACGGCCTGCGCAACGTCA from Bradyrhizobium arachidis carries:
- the mmsB gene encoding 3-hydroxyisobutyrate dehydrogenase, whose protein sequence is MATIAFIGLGNMGGPMAANLVKAGHKVTAFDLVEASRAQARADGATIAESAAGAVKGADVVVTMLPAGKHVLGVWNEVVPAMTKGALIIDSSTIDVESARQAHALAAKHGVLSVDAPVSGGTGGARGATLTFMCGGEDKAFAAAKPALGNMGKKIVHCGGAGAGQAAKICNNMILGISMIAVSEAFALAEKLGLSHQALFDVASTSSGQCWSLTTYCPVPGPVPTSPANNDYKPGFASALMVKDLTLAQDAAKAAGAATPLGKHAQEIYRDFDAAGQGGVDFSGIIKHVRELAGKT
- a CDS encoding enoyl-CoA hydratase/isomerase family protein encodes the protein MTAMEEGDLIARVEGAAGIIRLNRPKAINAVTLEMFRDIDKALDRFEADPAVGVILLEGAGERGLCAGGDIRALWESSKVNGDLGKILWREEYILNARIKKFPKPYVAFMDGIVMGGGVGLSAHASHRVVTDRTKLAMPEVGLGFFPDVGGTYLLSHSPGEIGTYFGLTGQTMNGPDAIHAKFADAVVPAARLPELRDALIKLRASTDAAEVSKLIEGFATGETAGPVAARQATIDAVFAFDRMEDILAALARDGSEFAQATLKTLGEKSPRGMVVTLKLLRLARQARTLEDCLVREYRAANEVFRSDDFREGVRAAVIDKDRNPKWSPPRIEDVTPAMLAPYFAEIGADELKFN
- a CDS encoding isobutyryl-CoA dehydrogenase, which gives rise to MQFALNEDQIAVRDMALAFAAEKIAPHALRWDEEKHFPVDVMREAAKLGMGGIYIREDVGGSAMTRFDAALIFEALATGCPTTSAFISIHNMASWMIDAFGNDTQRHQWLPKLCTMELVASYCLTEPGAGSDAAALRTRAVRDGDHYVLNGQKQFISGAGGTDILVAMVRTGGEGAGGVSTLVIDGKTPGVSYGANERKMGWNAQPTRAVMFENARVPVANRLGEEGIGFKIAMAGLDGGRLNITACSLGGAQTALDKARAYMKERKAFGKRLDEFQALQFRLADMAIELEAARTFLWRAAAALDRKDPDATMLCAMAKRFGTDVGFEVANHALQLHGGYGYLSEYGIEKIVRDLRVHQILEGTNEIMRLIVARKLIEGAR
- a CDS encoding CoA-acylating methylmalonate-semialdehyde dehydrogenase, with the protein product MRAIGHFIGGKEVKGTSGRSADVFEPMTGDVQAKVALASKAEVRAAVENARAAQPEWAATNPQRRSRVMMKFLELVQRDYDKLAELLAREHGKTVPDAKGDIQRGLEVAEFACGIPHLMKGEYTEGAGPGIDIYSMRQPLGVVAGITPFNFPAMIPMWKFAPAIACGNAFILKPSERDPGVPMKLAELMMEAGLPAGILNVVNGDKEAVDAILDDPDIKAIGFVGSTPIAQYIYERAAQTGKRCQCFGGAKNHAIVMPDADMDQTVDALIGAGYGSAGERCMAVSVAVPVGKTTADRLMEKLIPRVESLKIGTSIDPAADYGPLVTREAVEKVKSYIDIGIKEGATLAVDGRGFKMQGYEKGFYLGGSLFDNVTKDMRIYKEEIFGPVLSVVRAHDYQEALALPSEHDYGNGVAIFTRDGDAARDFAAKVNVGMVGINVPIPVPIAYYTFGGWKKSGFGDLNQHGPDSVRFYTKTKTVTSRWPSGVKEGAEFSIPLMK
- a CDS encoding LysR family transcriptional regulator encodes the protein MLDQGAIDWDDFRFVLAIVRGGSVSAAAKQLGVDHATVIRRVDRLEKHLSAKLFDRRKTGYLLTEAGQRVADSAEAMESTIVANQEQVGGSLARLTGTVRIGAPDGFGTAFLAPRLAPFADRYPDLDLQLVATARLFSLSKREADIAISLTMPKEGRIVGRKLLDYRLGLYAAPAYLDRFPKIISRHDLPHHRFVGYIEELLFTPELDYLPQVSPKISARFRSANLIAQLNATLAGFGIAVLPHFMASEHSRLVPVLPDEVSIVRTFFMLMHADSKDLARIRAVADYIGEIVERERALFAGR
- a CDS encoding TetR/AcrR family transcriptional regulator; this encodes MRYSREHKQETHDRIVRKASVRLREKGAHGIGVADLMKEAGLTHGGFYAHFDSREALVIEAFAYAMDRSMDNWRKVSDQVAPDKRLAQMVENYLSTLHRDDPGHGCSIPALGAEISRESPKTRKAFAGKLDEMIEMMADHITGVPRKAARKQAIATLATMAGTMLLARIAGNGELSDEVLKAGKDTALEGARRETPKKPKQN
- a CDS encoding PaaI family thioesterase, yielding MTVTDTLDLFSSALRRERVVDWQAPGPVVKAARGLSGMEAMQAIRDGRLPPPPMAMLIGFRMSVVEPGRIVMELDPREDLENTIGLLHGATAAALLDTAMGCAISTRLAAGQVSVTLDLKLTYLRPLSVRSGTIAAEGKLIKLGRQTSYTEGFVRDGKGDLAVHATATFSMLAGA
- a CDS encoding enoyl-CoA hydratase, yielding MDMLNHHCGVTRDVRGVVHVTICNAGSLNILGSPVTDAMREGLTRLAADRSIRVVVLRGQSEKSMIGGADIKEMAKLDQKSAEAFISRLRDLCEAVRAFPAPVIARMPGWCLGGGLEVAAACDFRIAAHDAMFGMPEVRVGIPSVIHAALLPRLIGWGRARWLVMTAENIDAPTALAWGLVDKVAPAGGLDDAVEHTVKALLECGPEALRSQKALLRQWEELPLTESVNLSVKVFGESFLTDEPTRLMQGFVNRKR
- a CDS encoding acetyl-CoA C-acyltransferase is translated as MAADPVVIVSAARTPLGRFMGELSPLPAHKLGSHVIRAALERAKLAPEKVDEVFMGCVLPAGQGQAPARQAARAAGLPDATGATTVNKVCGSGMKATMLAHDIIRAGSADIVVSGGMESMSNAPYLLAKARGGYRAGHDRILDHMMMDGLEDAYETGRSMGDFGEATAEAYQFTRKDQDAYAMETLSRARKAVESGAFKAEIAPITLTEKAGPRIIGNDEHPLRVDPAKIPGLKPAFRANGTITPAASSANADGAAALVLTRRALADRNGLPVLAEIKGHATHSQEPQWFTTAPIPAIRKLLDKVGWSAGDVDLFEINEAFAVVAMAAQRDLGINREKLNVNGGACALGHPIGATGARLIVTLLHALEAQNLKRGVAALCIGGGEATAIAVERVAH